A window of Rhododendron vialii isolate Sample 1 chromosome 11a, ASM3025357v1 genomic DNA:
tttgagaaaatcaaCTCTCCCAGACCTAGTAACAATTCGTACAAATTGTTTGAAATCATGCATGATCTGAGTTCTTATCTCAAGCATTTTTATCATTTCATAGATAAGGCTGTCTCCTTCAGCAGTGCATGCAGTTTACGCGTCTCGACCAAAACCGATTCCCTATCAAAAAGAGCAGAAACAACCGCGACACCTTTCAGAGTCGGTACGCCAATTTCCATCACAGACCGTGCATTAGAAGCTCCAATGCCGCCTATTGCAACCACCGGTAACCTGGAAGACACGCATACGTCTTTTAACCCTCCTAACCCAACAGTAATGTTGTTCTCTTTTGTATTGGTCGGAAACACGCCGCCGCAACCGATGTAATCAGCACCGTCGATCCATGCTAGATGAGCTTGTTCCGGTGTCTTGCATGATAAGCCGATGATCTTTTCGGGCCCAAGAAGAGCGCGAGCAACTTTTGGAGGCATGTCGGACTGGCCAACGTGCACGCCATCAGCGTTGCAAGCTAGGGCGATGTCAATCCTGTCGTTTATCAGGAGAGGGATGCCATGGAACCTGCAAATTTCGACGCACGCTCTGGCTGATTCGAGAAAATCACGCGTTTCAGCATCCTTTTCCCTTCAACAACAAAATGAAGATTGTCAATGATATAAAAAATGTAGTACCAATGTACTATGAACGGTTTCTCAGACAATTCACAAGGAAGGGACAACCTCAAATGCAACGGTACACAATAAAAGGCCTCAGCTTTTTTTCTTCACTAGGTACTCTGTGAAACCTCGTCGCATGTATACTAAACTAATCCATATTAGATGCAATTTACATAGGCAGAGCATCTAAACTTCAGGCGCATGTTGTCACAAGATTTTACATCATTTTTGACAGATATAGAGGCTGCAATCGGATCAAggatttggggaaaaaaaaggaaatgaaagagTTAAAAGGATCTAACACAGCCTTAAAGTGTTTTTAGATCTTTTATTCTATCTACAAATCATGACATGCAAAGAACCACCGGattcaaagaacaaaaaataataacaaatgCACTTCAAGAGCTACAACCTCAGCTGGATAATGGTGGCACCTCCTTCTATAGCAGCTTTGACAGCATCCCTAATCGAACGACCCCACTTTTTGTTCATCCCTGAATCAGTGACAGCATACAAGAAAAGATCATCTGGGTCAAAAGGCCTTGGTCTACATGAGTTGCGGACATCACTCTTAAGCTTGAGCAGATGGTCAAAAGGACCCTGAAGTCCATTTCCAATGGCAATGTCCTTGCTGTAATCCAAGACAGTTTCAACATAGCGTTTGGCTACCTACAAGGAATCAGATAAAGACACATCACGGAGAGATTCAGCTGGGGAAAAAGATTCACCAAACAAGCAACAAGATATCAGAACCATAACTCGATGAACCTTTTCATTCAATTgcagcttcttcttttttcacaaatcagtCAACGGTTTTGTTTAGGTTCCACAAAGATGATATAGTGATATAAATGCTTACCCTAACAGCAGATAGCATTGAGGAACCTTTTGCAAGCTCAGCTGCTATACATGAAGCCAAAGTACAGCCAGTTCCATGAGTATTCCGCGTGGTTATCCGTGGTGAACACAACTCATAGAAATTCTCTCCTACAACATCAAATCACGAAATCACATTAACAAAACACACTCTATTGATCCACACAATTAGAATCCAGAATCCTACATACATCAGGCTTACCATCAAAGAAAATATCAACAGCATCAAATGAAGCAGCAAGGTCACCTCCTTTGATGAGTACATTTCTGAAAACAAACAGTAAACCTATTACAATCTTGAGTTTTTTACCATGTCCTCTGATCTATtagtgttagatgatggatctatttgtatctagtgtaattatgtgtcttatcatgtaattagtttaagtatctaggaccgtagtgcaattattatacagcttgtatatatatattttacgttgaatgaaattaaccctaatgggttttctccctattatgattaccctaaaactgaacatggtatcaaagcgataGAACCTGGTGACCTACGACGTTCTTCTCGTCGCTGCGTGAACAGTGGTCATGAACAGTATTCTCGTGAACAGTGTTTCGTGAACAGTACTCGCGTGAACAGTGCTTCGTGAACAGTACTTCGATCAATCGGGGCTTGCCGTCGCCGTCGATCAGATCTGTTCTTGCCgatcaaatctattttttttctttttcaacactgTTTCAGTCAGATCCGAAGGtattcaattgattttttttgaggttctagggtttttggaacctttatttattatttttggagttctaaagttgctaggaacattgtttattgtttatttggcattattgttctgctttcaagatgtcagaagagaaaaaacaggctTCCGCTAGCGGCAatgatgagttgagtcgtgtagggactTTGGATAACTCTCCACTggatatttgtcccatcaaactggatggcacaaattatttactttggtctcgtacttttacattAGCCATTGAAGCTAAAGGGATGTCTGAGTTCATTAGAGGCCCTGTTACTGAGCCTACtactgatgttgaactcaagacgtttaagtctcgtcgatctttagccatgacttggttgtttaattctatgaaggctgatattcgtagtcctttcttgcttcttaacactccatatcagatttggactattgccaaacagacttattctcagcagggcaatgatgctcagtgttttgagttgcgaaAGCGACTTCGTACTATGGATCTACACAATCGATCTGTTGCTGTTTACTTTGCTGATCTCAGTGGGGCCTgacaagaatttgattattatcaggggtttcaAGCAGTCTGTTCCGTTGATGCTGGTacttggttaaaaaaaaatagagaaagagcgtgtgtatgactttcttgctgatcttgatgtggagtatgatccaattagagtgcCGGTGTTGGGTCATGTTCCATTTCCATCTTTGggagaggcctatgccattgttcaacaggaggagagcagaaggggtgctatgttacaagctcctacttctgatcgttctgcattGGTTGCTATTCCGCAGGGATAGTTTGGGTCTGGCAGTGGAAAGTCTCAATTTGGTACTACCAGTGGGACCATAGACCGTatgtcactccagtgtgattattgccacaacactggacataccaaggatttccgttggaagttacatggtcgtccTTCTCATGGGCGAGGCAGTGGACGTGGAGGTTGAGGTCGTGGTCCTCGGCGTTCTCAGGCTCAGGCACATGTTTCAGAGTTTGCTACCTTGtctgattctgggttcagtacaggagttcagtcaccttctgattctgttggcggtttctctcagggggagatgcaagctctcaggcgtcttatggctcaggctgattcttcctctactatagctcctacttccacagcagcttctactgcatcctattttgctcattcaggtaTTCCAGCTAGGGCATTTACTGCCTCCTCTAGTATTCCTTGAATTATCGATTCTGGTAGGttgttcttctgtttttttattcttattccgcttgttctggtaaggataaagttcgaattgccgatggatcgttctctgctatttcagggaaaggttccgttcgctattctccctctctctctctctctctctctctctcttcaatcctccatatttcaaactttgccactaaccttctttcagttagtagttttacccattctgcaaactgttttgtgacattttttcctactcactgtatctttcaggaactggaaaCGGGGAAGGtaattggcagtggtaaagaacatggtggtatctattatctggagcatgcacctcatccatctcagccatctttatcatgtggacaagctctacgggcagatatgagttccactctttctttgttacatcggtggcaccgtagattgggtcatccctcttttgggatattaaagaaactttttcctactttagttaaacattgtcccagggatcagtttttttgtgaagcctgtgagtttggaaaacataaacgctctttttatgcacctattaataaacgaagtgattctccatttatggttatccattctgatgtttgggtccttctcctgttacttctttaaagggctatcgatggtttgttacttttattgattgttattctcgtgccacatgggtgtacttactccagtcaaaaaatgaagtattttcctgtttcaaatcttttcataagatggtgtgcactcaatttgatacacattaaaattcttcggagtgataatgggactgagtatattgataagatttttcggacatatctagatgataatggtattatttttcagacgacttgcgttgacactccacaacaaaatggagtcgctgagcgtaaaaatcgtcatcttgctgaggtcgctcgatctcttttgttcactatgaatgttcccaaatacttatggggagaagctattttaaTTGCTAaatatcttatcaaccgtatgccatccagtgtccttaattttaaaacacccattgagtgcctgccaagcagttgtcgagttacgactcttccacctagggtgtttggttgtgtgtgttttgttcatgccccaaAACCTTCTGAGGGCAAGCTAGgacataaagcccataagtgtatttttgttgggtactctcctacccaaaAAGGCTATAAGTGTTACGATCCTTATTCAAGGAagatgtttgtctctatggatgttaccttttgggaaacaaaggttttttattctccctccaaaccatctcttcagggggagcatcaaCAGGAGAAAGAGATGTTTACCTTTAtaatcatagtgagggggagagatttttctatgatcatagtgaaggaaaacactggagaggaaccagtatttgttgaaagggaaacacatgatattggtggtgacattgaggaacaactacctgcacgacaacgactgcagggagctggcttacagaggtatgctagacggaaaaatggaaagtcttcatgtacattaccaccttgtcaatcacaatcacccaATCCAGTTCCAGATTCCTCAGCTGActcttctggtaatgattcttctcttattgaacctcctcctatggatcctgacaatcttcctattgctattcgaaaaggtgttagatcttgtactcaacatcctatttcacagtttgtttcttatggccgtttgtctccttcgtaccatgcatttgtctcttctctttcctctatatctattccacagaattggcaggatgcattcaagatacctaagtggaaaggagctatggtagaaaagatgacagctttgaaaaagaatggcacctgggatctagtgtcacttccaggagggaagaaactagtgggctgcaagtgggtgttcactattaagcaaaaggctgatggtacagttgagagatacaaagCAAAGCTTGTTGccagaggttttactcaaacttatggtattgactatgaggagacgtttgctccggtagcgaagatgaattctgtgcgagctctcctctcgtgtgctgcccacttgaattggcctcttcaacaatttgatgtgaaaaatgcatttctccatggtgatttagaggatgaagtttatatggatattccaccaggtttctcttctcCTGCAAGTGAAGGAAATGTGTGTAGATTAAAGAAggcactttatgggctgaagcagccacctagagcctggtttggcaggttttctaaggctatgctgagttttggttacaagcagagccatgcagatcatacgatgtttatccggcgaagtaatggtaagattgctgtccttattgtttatgttgatgacataataatgacaggcaatgatgtgagtgagattcataaccttaagtctcgtctagctcaagagttcgagattaaggacttgggatcattgagatacttctttggaatggaagtagtgaggtctgatagaggtatctttatttcccaacgcaagtatatacttgattttttggaagaaacaggcatgttgggctgtagacctgcagattttcctattgaggcgaatcatcatcttagtggagatgtgggggagcgtactgataaagagaggtatcagcgacttgtgggtcgactaatatacttggcccacactcgaccagatattacttatgcagtaggtgttgttagtcagtttatgcatgatcctcatacttcacatctagatgcagtttatcgtattttgaggtatctaaaatcagctccaggaaaaggaattttgttctctaatcatggccatttgcgattggaggcattcactgatgctaactgggctggttctgtggatgataggcgctctacttctggctattgcactttccttgggggtaatctaattacctggcgaagtaagaagcaattgGTAGTCGCCGGgtctagcgcagaagctgaatattgagctatggctaatggtgtttgtgagctcttgtggctccaaactttgttacttgatttggggtttgctgaTAGTGTTCCGATGAAACTTTATTGCGACAATAAAGCTGTcattaacattgctcataatcccgttcagtatgacagaacgaagcacatagagattgatagacacttcatcaaggaaaagttgaacgagggtttgatatgtatgccgtttgtgagatctggAGATTAGTTAGTcgatatattcacaaaagggctgggtagcaagagttttcatcctattgtgttcaagttgggcttgattgatatcttcgcaccaacttgagggggagtgttagatgatggatctatttgtatctagtgcaattatgtgtcttatcatgtaattagtttaagtatctaggaccgtagtgcaattattatacagcttgtatatatatattttacgttgaatgaaattaaccctaatgggttttctccctattatgattaccctaaaactgaacaaTTAGATATACTAAAGCTGTAAATTCTGCTACTCCTTTTGGTCTTTAAAGGCTTATGTGCACAGTTACAACACAAAGTGCAACCAGTAGCAGAACGACCGATACTGTATGCAACTTACGAAAGGCTAGATTCCAGTGGGAATGTTTCTAATTACCAAATATCCAAGGAATGCAAAGTTATGCACTCTTTTCAGCCATCTCAACTAGCCTACATTCTTTGAGTTTTAATGCATTAACTTGGAGATAGGTTCAATTTGTGGTGACCCATATAAAAAAACCAAGACTCCTAAGGAAAGGGGCCAAGATAAGACGATGTGAAGGTAAGAAATTATGTCCCTGGACAGCTGGACTAGCCCCCATTGCTTGATGAGTGCAAGCACTTGGCTTATATTGTTAAATCCCTTCCTGGCAACGTGTTTCACAGTCGTGTGCGCCCAACCCAAAGCAAATGATATTGCTATTGTTTGGGGCTGGGCATTACAGGCTTACAGCTTGGTACCAGAGCTGATACCCCAAAATTGTAGGGCAGGTGTAAATGAGGATGTGTGACCCACTGACCCTGCAGGAGAGTAGAGTGAGGCCTCAAGTTCAAGACTCCTAGCGCTTGGGTCAAGATGGATGAGATGAGAAAAAGGTACAAAGTTTATGTACTTGTCCCACGTTGCGTAATGAGTGAAACCATTGATCTTACCCCTAAGGTGGCTATGCTGCTAAGCAGGCCCACAAAGAGGGCACTAAATGTCTAAAAAGACTACCACCACCAACTCTATGGAACACAAATCTCTGTGCAAATTTCAACTGCTGAGATTGGGAAGCTTTCGAGGGAGACCATAAATGCTGGGATGTTCTTATTCGATGAAGGCAAGTTTCTGTTGGACGGATTTGTGCATCAATTATTACTAAAATGACAAGTGTGTCCCCTTTCTTTTGTTTAAAGCGGATAAGACAAGTAGTTTTGTAGACTGGGCCAATAACATTGTGTTGACTAGccgaatcaaaaaaaaatttgtgttgaCTGCTAAGATTTTTGGAATAATTACCTATAGTCAATGCAAGTGTTTTTAAACTGAAAATTGTGGATGATTTTGTTAAAATGGAATAAACGTAACAACAtcgaaaaaagaataagaatgACCACATTCTTCTACAACAATCCAATAGTTGGGCGTAACAATTTCAAATGCATTTTCCAAGCACTAACCGCGGACCCATATCATGAATAGCTTTTGCAGCAGAACGCATGTTGTCAACTGTTGCCAACTGAACACCACCAAGTAAAGCAGCTGCTTCTTTTAAATTTGGGGTAACAATGTCAGCCATGGGCAGAAGATCCTCCCTGCAttcagaaaccaaaaaaagCAAAACATGAGATAGGATTCCTCACAAGAACACAAAGTAATAAAAACCAGAAAATATATCAGAAAGGTGCAAATCCTTGCACCCTGTCACCAGCCCGATTATAGGAAAGGTTGGCTGATATGATGTTTGCATAATTAGCCTTCAATGAAAGATTTATCCACAGACCACAATACAAACTTTAGGGTAGGCCCTTGGACTTTTTAAGATGGGCTTTGCCTATGAGTTTACTGAAACAAAATTCTGCTCCTCGACCAAAAAATACGTAAATTGCTCTTCTTCTTGTCAAGGTGAACCCAGGCAGCAATTCATCAGGCAGGGATAGGTGGGACACTTCAAGGTGAAATGGTCTCATTAATGTTAACTCTGATAACCCTATGGTAATTCGTCGCAAGGCAAGGAGCGTACAACAAGCAAAGTGGACCATGGCTTGGGACCAACAGTGCAATGAAGCAGTTGCAACTTGTACCTTTGCTACACCTAAAAGAGGGCGAATTTTGCTGATGAACAAAAAACTAAAGCATAACCGTAAAACATAAGACAACCAAAGAGTGGATAAAGGAACTGCATAAGATCGAATGTAGAGCTCTTTTAGGCATTAGTAGCCTGTATAAAAAGCTGCTTTGTAGTTGGCTTTCTAAATGGTCTACAAAATGTCAAAAATGATGGAGGAGAATGAATGTTACCACACCAAAAGCATATTTCTCTTCATGTCACTTTTCACCATCTATAATTGTATGTTATGCTAgcaccaaaaatccaaaatccaaacgaATCGGTACTCAAACACAAACTTAACTGAGAGGTGTCTATGTATCTCCTCAATTATCACTCTCTCTACCCTTTGATTTCCCACATTGTCTCCTACATGAGGTATTCATCACATGCATCGTGCAAGCAGGAGTCCATTTGAAAAAATCAGGACACAAGTCACATGAGACACATCAACGATAAATGAAAGTATATTTATCTGTAGATATAGTGAACACTGCTTCATTTGTCACATTACAAATATAATTAAACTTTATCCTGTTTTCAGATTCTATGTTCTAGAAAAAAACGTGTGAACCAAAATATCCTAAGAACTTGGAAATCTTTTTCCAAAAGCCCATGCAGACAGTCCACTGGTAGAATAAGGCCCCACGCCTGAAGTTTTGGTATTTAGAATTCCTAGAGTTACAAAGACTGAAGAGAATTAaatcactttccttttattcttcgatccttgttctttctttttttccaaacttCGCATGTGGTCATATACATCTAAGTGATCGAAACTTATCTTCCATCAAGGAGCATCCGATGACTGTGATAATTCAGTGTGGATACGATATCTCCTCACAAGTGTTTCCGCTTTCTTAGTATGCAAGTGGCACGAATATGTACACCATCTTGCTGTGGGTCCAAAAGATATATCACACCAATGCTTCCTACTAGGGAAGTCTGAATTTCAAAAGGCCATCTTCTTATGCTTCCAGTTAGTTCATCTCTTACAAAAAGATAGACCTAGACAAACCCATCATATATCTACCGTCAACCTGTTTCCAAGCAAGATGGTCACTTGTAAAGTCTTTATTCTGTCAATGCTAATATATCTGAAAGTGCATCATTGCAATTGTAGTTGTGCCTCCATGAATACAGTAACTACTTTCTGCTAATCAAACTGGATGTCAAGGTGATTGTGCATTCTAAAAATTTAGTATCCTGCACAATGGAGAGAATACATGTCTGCTTTTCATATTCAGAAACATACACAACgaagcacttattttttaaagtacGCAAAAAAACTACCTAACCATTACGCAAATCACAGTAAAAGTACTTCAGTATAAAAGCATACCGAAATCCAGCCAGAATCGAAGGACCAGCTAGTACATCGCCACTTGTAGATACCATGACAGGGTCAACTACCAAAGCTGCCTTCAAAGGTTCAACTTAGTCAACCCAAAAGATAGTAAGATACTACAATTGCAACCAGGAAAATAGTATTGTGGCCTACCTCGAACTGGGAACTGCTTAAGACTGTGATGAAAAACCTTGACTATGCCGAGGGAGGGAAGCATGCCTGTTTTTACCTAATACGATTCCAATATAACATTACAATAGATATATTTTGAACCAATATCACAAGATTCATTTCAAGGagccaaaaattttaaaaatggatGGTGAAATCAAAGAAACACAAACAGTTTATCCAAAACTTAACTTAACCCAATTTTTTCAAGTAATGCAGTGACATTTTTTGAAATACAGGGAGAAGGAATGAGTTTGGGAGCAGTTTCCAGCTTTCCTCCGAGCTAACAATTATAACAATAGTTGCATTAGCAAAGTTTAAGCCTTTGAGGTTATATCTTGCTAGCAATCAATCTCGTGAACCTAACTTATCTGCCATAGATAGACATATCTCAACTCAATCTGATGTGTTTATGCTGACCCAGGTTCATTTAATACTTCTAACAAGGAAAGTGGTCcaatttcctttttcatttAACGAAGCAAGTGGTCCACAATTCTTGACCGCTCCAAGAGCAAGAATGTTGTCTGCCACACTGTCCTGCAGCTTGCAGGTACTCTTTGAAAGGTTATGATTATCTGAGCAAATCCTTACATGAATTATTACTTAAATTTGTTAGGCAatgagaaaaacaaagcttTACTTTACATTGGGCCCAAGCCCTGGGAAATGTGGGGGCCTCATACATTAGTCCTCTCCTCTCCACTTCTCCCCTTCACAGAGATGAAGGCAGCAAAATACCACCACCAACCTAAGTCACATGGTATGTGTGTGCATGAGCATGAGAAAATCTTTCAGAAACAGTTACTAATCTTCACAAGAGCAAGGATTGAGTGTGGGTGCGGAGTGACCTACGGGAGGATAATGACCTAGCTACCGACTATAATTGATGCGACCACAACGAGAAATAGGGAGTGCAAATTTACAAACCACTTGCCATGCGAAATGCACTTGCGTTACAtagcttttgtttcaatttcattttaGTGAGAAATCGATTCAAGAGACCTTAAATTTCTCACCACGTTCAGCAAATAgatacaaacacaaaatacaacTACACACGCATACAAGTATGATAAGCAAGTTGCAAAAATGCTGAAAGGCTTACGATaacacaaatcaaacaaaactaaacaatatATCTGAGCCAACACACTTGACAATCATTAATACAGACTTACAACATCTACGTGCATGTCGGACAGTACAGATTTTAATTGCTCAGCAACAAAATCTTCTGGCACAATGTTCACACCCTgcagaaaaaaattacaacttttGAACACAAAAACTACCTTCAACACGAAATACTACAATTTTCCAACTCTGAGTTCAAAACCATTAGACCTGAACTCCAACGGTGTTCTGCGCGGTAACGGCAGTGATCACTGTGGAACAGTACACTCCGCGGGCGGCGCACGCCTTGAGATCGGCTTGAATTCCGGCCCCCGCTCCGGAATCAGACCCAGCAACGCTCAGAACATGTGGGATTCTCAACTTAGATTTACCATCCGAGGTTTCCACAATCAAGCCCTTGTCTTCTTGCATTGCAGCGGCAATGGGTGTTTGGGGAGCTCTGGAATTCGCAGGCGGATGGATCGAAACCCTATATGGGTAAAACCCTTTTGAGGGAACTTGGGTTGCGCCTGATAGCGCGGAATTCTGATACGAATGTATAGAAATCAGAGTTTTGGcgtaggaaaatgaaagattggagagagacgGGATTGTGGTAGGGAGTGTACCTTGGGGAAGGAGGTGGAAGTTATTAGAGGGATTTGAGAGCAGCTGGGGTAAGCCATGCGAGAGGGAACGAGTGATTGCGTTTGGCGGGACAGAAGGGTCCTGTGAGTATACCACTGCGCCGCGTGAGACTAAGGTGGTCTTACAACTAAAGAAAAataaggttttggaaaaagtaaggtaatttcaaattcaaaaattatgtgtttacgtaaataatttttttatcaatatgaatcttgtttgatagatttcattgaaattttttatacgatgcaagaaaaatcaaaaaattattttttattttcattatatttgagtttaaaaatttaaaaaaaaaatttaaaaaaagaactttagtTGGAACACCCTCTAAGCCGCCCGTTTCAACGAACCtcttaaaaaatgtaaatactTACTCTATTTTGAAACTTCCCTGTCAAAACATAAGAAGGTTCATTctataaaattcaaataaaattttatttcacatttttaaatttaaaaataatataaataaaaaaaatattaattttttttgcatcgtattagaTCTccatgagatctatcaaataaaatctatattaataaaaaaattatttacgtaagcacatgatttttaagcttgaaattgctttcttaaaaaataaagagttgtGCTATGAGTAACGAGCGCCGAGGTGGGAAATTGTACcaacggccgcgccgggccatctccggccactggacgacCGATCCGAGGGGACCTtcacgggaatcaacggcatccaaggtgtatagggtgcttgattcGAGCATCCATTTTTCGTGTGAAATCATATACATGAAaaagaggtgctcggatcaagcaccctacacacctcggatgccgttgattcacGAGAAagccccctcgatttttttttttaagaatttttgaacggttcggatcggctgtccggtggccggagacggtccggcacccattggtacctatataaattctgaaaaaataagtacattctttttatttttgtaaaacaagccttattattgaacaaaaaataagttcttattcacGTTCTGGAACAGACCCTAACATAGTCgcttaatttgttcaaaatattttttataagaagCAACTTAATTGAATATTAATAATGACTTAATCAGTGCTTTGCTCAAAGAATTCATCAAACTCTTATTGATATTCGATAAAGTCTATTTTTTATAAGATCCTCAAAAATAGATTCTAATCATTGAGCGGCTCTAATTATTTTTACGAAACTTCATGATGGGTCTCACCCAAAgcaatttgcattttttgtatGCATAGTTTTACGGGGGTCAGAAAATTGGAGGAGTAAAGTAGGAAATGTGTTGGGGTTTGCCGACCATAAGAGCCTTGTCTAGGGAGAAAAATCTAAACTGTTCACCTTACAGAGCTTAACATGTTTGATAGTTAGGtgtaggggtgtgcaaaaaaaccgaGCTCCGActgacccgaccc
This region includes:
- the LOC131308778 gene encoding thiamine biosynthetic bifunctional enzyme TH1, chloroplastic, with product MAYPSCSQIPLITSTSFPKNSALSGATQVPSKGFYPYRVSIHPPANSRAPQTPIAAAMQEDKGLIVETSDGKSKLRIPHVLSVAGSDSGAGAGIQADLKACAARGVYCSTVITAVTAQNTVGVQGVNIVPEDFVAEQLKSVLSDMHVDVVKTGMLPSLGIVKVFHHSLKQFPVRALVVDPVMVSTSGDVLAGPSILAGFREDLLPMADIVTPNLKEAAALLGGVQLATVDNMRSAAKAIHDMGPRNVLIKGGDLAASFDAVDIFFDGENFYELCSPRITTRNTHGTGCTLASCIAAELAKGSSMLSAVRVAKRYVETVLDYSKDIAIGNGLQGPFDHLLKLKSDVRNSCRPRPFDPDDLFLYAVTDSGMNKKWGRSIRDAVKAAIEGGATIIQLREKDAETRDFLESARACVEICRFHGIPLLINDRIDIALACNADGVHVGQSDMPPKVARALLGPEKIIGLSCKTPEQAHLAWIDGADYIGCGGVFPTNTKENNITVGLGGLKDVCVSSRLPVVAIGGIGASNARSVMEIGVPTLKGVAVVSALFDRESVLVETRKLHALLKETALSMK